From one Candidatus Thioglobus sp. NP1 genomic stretch:
- a CDS encoding hybrid-cluster NAD(P)-dependent oxidoreductase produces the protein MNELVFPNINIENLDRWVGDYSPLECVEIKDETHNVKSFTFKSKKDAWFQFLPGQHTTLFLNIDGNEVMRTYTIASSPTRPHTITITNKRMQDGVVTNWMHDNLKIGDCVDALDIGGSFSVALDQPKSKILLMSGGSGITPMLSMTRYFVDLSLDVDIVFIHNAQSPNDLISKDELEFYQLNQSNFKRHFICDVGGNDWVGPSGFLSSEMLLELVPDFKNREIYCCGPEPYMQNVKKILGSYEFVMSSYHQESFDIESSTAQNNMAIDIELPEHNVTDTNINEYNVTLSKSGESLVCGSNTNILVSIQKQGITVPFACSAGMCGTCRTKLIEGTVEMDSQGGLLKSHEEEGFILTCCSYPTSDVVLDL, from the coding sequence ATGAATGAATTAGTTTTTCCTAATATTAATATTGAAAATCTTGATCGATGGGTTGGTGACTATTCTCCTCTTGAATGCGTTGAAATAAAAGATGAAACACATAATGTTAAGAGTTTTACTTTTAAATCAAAGAAAGATGCTTGGTTTCAGTTTTTGCCAGGCCAACATACTACTTTATTCTTGAATATAGATGGCAATGAAGTCATGAGAACTTATACGATTGCATCAAGTCCAACTCGACCCCATACAATTACAATTACTAATAAAAGAATGCAGGATGGAGTTGTCACAAACTGGATGCATGATAATTTAAAGATTGGTGATTGTGTTGATGCGCTTGATATTGGTGGTTCATTCAGTGTAGCTCTTGATCAGCCAAAATCTAAAATATTGCTTATGTCAGGGGGGAGTGGAATAACACCAATGCTTTCCATGACAAGATATTTTGTTGATCTTTCTTTAGATGTAGATATAGTTTTTATCCATAACGCACAATCACCCAACGATCTAATTTCTAAGGATGAGCTTGAGTTCTACCAACTAAATCAGTCAAATTTTAAAAGACATTTTATATGTGATGTTGGAGGTAATGATTGGGTTGGACCTAGCGGTTTTTTAAGTTCAGAAATGCTTTTAGAATTAGTACCTGATTTTAAAAATAGAGAGATATATTGTTGTGGGCCAGAACCATATATGCAAAATGTTAAAAAAATTCTGGGCTCCTATGAATTTGTTATGTCCTCATACCACCAAGAAAGCTTTGATATTGAGAGCTCAACTGCTCAGAATAATATGGCTATTGATATTGAATTGCCCGAGCATAATGTTACAGATACCAATATTAACGAATATAATGTGACCCTATCAAAGAGTGGTGAATCTTTAGTTTGTGGAAGTAATACCAATATATTGGTTTCAATTCAAAAGCAAGGCATTACAGTACCCTTTGCATGTTCAGCAGGTATGTGTGGAACCTGTCGTACAAAATTGATAGAAGGTACAGTAGAAATGGATTCACAAGGTGGGCTATTAAAGTCACATGAGGAAGAAGGTTTTATACTTACTTGTTGTTCTTATCCAACAAGTGATGTTGTTCTTGACTTATAA
- a CDS encoding DMT family transporter: MQNKYLLGFILVVFSGVIWSFGAPLVRLLEDAESYRLQYLLYRGLIITLVILIYIAFREGKDFFNTFKRIDSWSLVGSIVMSFTFFGWIYALTTTTVAITLLMLALSPVLSAFLGYLILGERLSRVTFINMIIVGAGITVMVWDAEKSTTLLGVIYGFFVALGFAIYTITLRKNPEIPKLLTPALAGFFCMLWAIILIVISGNSFEMPTLNIGISMMHGLVVGLGLLLYGLGAKYLPSGELVMLSLLEVVLGIYWAWLPILGINEVPSSNTLVGGFAIILAIMLQGFYARKKHIIPMP, encoded by the coding sequence ATGCAGAATAAATACTTACTAGGCTTTATCCTAGTTGTTTTTAGTGGGGTTATTTGGAGTTTTGGTGCTCCACTTGTTCGTCTATTAGAAGATGCAGAGAGTTATAGACTTCAATATCTTCTTTATAGAGGGCTGATAATTACATTAGTAATACTTATCTATATTGCATTTAGAGAAGGTAAAGATTTTTTCAATACATTTAAGCGAATTGATTCTTGGAGCTTAGTTGGAAGTATAGTAATGTCATTTACTTTTTTTGGTTGGATTTATGCTTTAACAACAACAACTGTTGCCATAACTCTTCTGATGTTAGCCTTATCACCTGTTCTTTCGGCATTTTTAGGTTATTTAATTCTTGGTGAGAGATTAAGTCGTGTGACTTTCATCAATATGATAATTGTTGGAGCTGGAATAACAGTGATGGTTTGGGATGCTGAAAAATCAACTACATTATTAGGAGTTATATATGGTTTCTTTGTTGCTTTAGGTTTTGCAATATATACCATTACACTTAGAAAGAATCCTGAAATACCCAAATTATTGACACCTGCACTTGCTGGCTTTTTTTGCATGTTATGGGCAATAATATTAATTGTCATAAGTGGTAATAGTTTTGAAATGCCAACACTAAATATAGGTATTAGTATGATGCATGGTTTAGTAGTTGGACTTGGTTTATTACTGTATGGCTTAGGTGCAAAATATTTACCTAGCGGTGAACTTGTTATGCTATCTTTGTTAGAGGTTGTTTTAGGTATTTACTGGGCATGGCTACCAATTTTGGGTATCAATGAGGTCCCTAGTAGTAATACTTTAGTTGGTGGTTTTGCTATTATTTTAGCAATAATGCTGCAGGGATTCTATGCTAGAAAGAAACACATTATCCCAATGCCGTAA
- a CDS encoding DMT family transporter — MENLRGILFMILAMAGFAFEDLFIKMLSAYFPISEVIMILGFTGSIVFLIIAIFQNAPIIHKDLLDKYVIMRTICELLGAVFFVTAIALTPLSSASAILQITPLLVTIGAVIFFREKVGWRRWSAVFVGFMGVLLILRPGFGGFMPASIFALLGSVFLAARDLSTRAMKVDLPSVTIALYAFIAFGISGILIIPFNSPMVIPSLNQIMYFIGASTFGVFAYYSLVISSRIGEMSVISPFRYSRIVFAMLLAIIILGERPDSFTLIGAAIIVLSGMYTFVRENLLKKSN; from the coding sequence ATGGAAAACTTGAGGGGAATTTTATTCATGATTCTTGCTATGGCTGGTTTTGCATTTGAAGATTTATTTATCAAAATGCTCTCAGCTTATTTCCCGATATCTGAAGTAATAATGATTCTTGGCTTTACTGGAAGTATCGTTTTTCTAATTATTGCTATATTTCAAAATGCTCCAATCATTCATAAAGATCTTCTAGATAAGTATGTAATAATGCGAACAATCTGTGAGCTTTTAGGGGCAGTTTTTTTTGTTACAGCAATTGCCTTAACACCTCTATCATCAGCTTCAGCTATTCTTCAAATAACGCCATTATTAGTCACTATTGGAGCAGTAATATTTTTTAGAGAAAAAGTAGGTTGGAGGCGTTGGAGTGCAGTATTTGTTGGTTTTATGGGTGTGTTATTGATTTTACGTCCTGGCTTTGGAGGATTTATGCCTGCATCAATATTTGCACTCCTTGGTTCAGTATTTTTAGCAGCAAGAGATTTATCAACACGAGCAATGAAGGTTGATCTTCCTTCCGTAACAATTGCTTTGTATGCCTTTATAGCTTTTGGAATCTCAGGCATCTTAATTATTCCATTTAACTCGCCGATGGTAATTCCATCATTAAATCAGATTATGTATTTTATAGGTGCATCAACTTTTGGAGTATTTGCTTATTACTCACTTGTTATTTCTTCACGTATTGGAGAAATGTCAGTAATATCCCCATTCAGGTATTCAAGAATCGTATTTGCAATGTTATTAGCAATTATTATCTTAGGAGAGAGGCCTGATAGCTTCACGTTAATTGGGGCAGCAATCATTGTACTTTCTGGCATGTATACGTTTGTTCGTGAAAATCTTCTCAAAAAAAGTAATTAA
- a CDS encoding M24 family metallopeptidase, whose amino-acid sequence MNMPRTKLIPNGDNIVHTFSDKEYQNRQDSLRKHMASSNIDAVIFTSIHGINYYSDFLYCSFGRPYALVITQDKVTTVTANIDGGQPWRRTFGENLVYTDWQKDSFFYALQQLVKNSSKIGIEYDHITKERLDKLQDAFNNAAFIDISVDCMRMRSIKSDEEIAHIINGANVCDIGGAALVEAVKEGVPEHEVALHSTQAMVREIAKRYPHSELMDTWTWFQSGINTDGAHNPVTSRQVQKGDILSLNCFSMIAGYYVALERTLFYDHVDDASLKLWEVNVKVHEEGMKLIRPGVACKEIALELNKIFEEYGLLESRTFGYGHSFGVLSHYYGREAGVELREDIDTVLQKNMVVSMEPMIMIPHGQPGAGGYREHDIMVITEGSAYDITKFPFGPEHNIIT is encoded by the coding sequence ATGAATATGCCAAGAACAAAACTAATACCTAATGGTGACAATATAGTTCATACCTTTAGTGATAAAGAATACCAAAATAGGCAAGATAGCCTTAGAAAACATATGGCTAGTAGTAATATTGATGCAGTCATATTTACTTCTATTCATGGCATTAATTACTATAGTGACTTTCTATATTGTTCATTTGGTCGCCCATATGCATTGGTTATTACACAAGATAAAGTAACAACTGTAACTGCTAATATAGATGGTGGGCAGCCATGGCGCCGAACTTTTGGTGAAAACTTGGTTTATACAGACTGGCAGAAAGACAGCTTCTTTTATGCACTTCAACAGTTAGTAAAAAATAGTAGCAAGATTGGTATTGAATATGATCATATTACTAAAGAGCGTCTAGATAAACTTCAAGATGCCTTTAATAATGCGGCATTTATTGATATTTCAGTTGACTGCATGAGAATGCGTTCAATTAAATCAGATGAAGAAATAGCCCATATTATTAATGGTGCAAATGTATGCGATATTGGCGGTGCAGCTCTTGTTGAAGCAGTGAAAGAAGGTGTTCCAGAACATGAAGTAGCCCTCCACTCGACTCAAGCTATGGTTAGAGAAATCGCTAAACGCTATCCACATTCAGAGTTGATGGATACTTGGACTTGGTTTCAGTCGGGTATAAATACTGATGGTGCGCATAACCCTGTTACTTCTAGGCAAGTTCAAAAGGGTGATATTCTTAGCCTTAACTGTTTTTCAATGATTGCAGGTTATTATGTTGCACTCGAAAGAACATTATTTTATGACCATGTTGATGATGCTTCTCTGAAACTGTGGGAAGTTAATGTTAAAGTTCATGAAGAAGGAATGAAACTAATTAGGCCTGGTGTTGCTTGCAAGGAAATTGCATTAGAGCTTAATAAAATTTTTGAAGAATATGGCTTACTAGAAAGTCGAACTTTTGGTTATGGACATTCATTTGGTGTTCTTTCTCACTATTATGGAAGAGAAGCTGGAGTAGAGTTACGAGAGGATATAGATACTGTCCTTCAAAAAAATATGGTGGTCTCGATGGAACCAATGATTATGATTCCTCATGGGCAACCTGGGGCTGGAGGCTATAGAGAACATGATATTATGGTAATAACTGAAGGCAGTGCATATGATATTACTAAATTCCCTTTTGGGCCAGAACATAATATTATTACTTAG
- the cysQ gene encoding 3'(2'),5'-bisphosphate nucleotidase CysQ, producing the protein MQTIDYSKLLIDLQLTARDAGDKIMKIYAKSTEVNFKEDGSPVTLADQAAEVVILDKLKVIAPKIPIISEENFTSHNLTATDQFFLIDPLDGTREFLKKDGLGSFTVNIGLIENNIPTLGVVYAPALNRMFFASTLTGAFEHSNDLVRPISIRELPKTGVIAVASVSHRDEATNKWLKNNNIKQTTSIGSSLKFCLVACGEADVYPRFGPTMEWDTAAGDAILRCAGGSVRLPNNEPFMYGKDNYRNDSFIAHGSF; encoded by the coding sequence ATGCAAACTATTGACTATTCAAAATTATTGATAGATCTGCAATTAACTGCTCGAGATGCTGGCGATAAAATAATGAAGATCTATGCCAAGTCAACAGAAGTTAATTTTAAAGAGGATGGTTCACCAGTTACTCTTGCTGATCAAGCAGCAGAGGTTGTAATTCTTGATAAGCTTAAAGTTATTGCACCAAAAATACCAATAATCTCTGAAGAAAATTTTACTAGTCATAATTTAACTGCAACTGATCAATTTTTTTTGATTGACCCTCTAGATGGAACTAGGGAATTCCTCAAAAAAGATGGTCTTGGTTCTTTTACAGTTAATATTGGACTTATAGAAAACAACATTCCAACTCTTGGTGTGGTATATGCTCCGGCACTTAATCGAATGTTTTTTGCCTCAACTTTAACAGGAGCATTTGAACACTCTAATGACTTGGTTAGACCTATCTCTATTAGAGAATTACCAAAAACAGGTGTTATAGCTGTTGCAAGTGTTTCTCATAGAGATGAAGCAACAAATAAATGGCTAAAAAATAATAATATAAAACAAACAACCTCTATCGGTTCTTCATTAAAATTTTGCTTAGTTGCTTGTGGTGAGGCTGATGTGTATCCACGATTTGGTCCAACAATGGAATGGGATACTGCAGCAGGAGATGCTATTCTAAGATGTGCTGGAGGATCAGTAAGACTTCCAAATAATGAACCTTTTATGTATGGAAAAGATAACTACAGAAATGATTCATTTATAGCTCATGGTAGCTTCTAG
- a CDS encoding glycine cleavage system protein R encodes MKSFLISVLGDDKPGLVDGLSEIILGNNGDWIESRMSSFEGKFAGILKVNVPSNNAAKLKKELVSSSLGLQIACEETSPSQQGDFKSYNIELIGQNHVGIINKLTHVLADELQSNVEELKTEIIDASMSGEELFKAQITLHLPITMDENLVRDKLEQIADEMMVEIYSYESDN; translated from the coding sequence ATGAAATCATTTTTGATTAGCGTTTTAGGAGATGACAAACCTGGCTTAGTTGATGGCTTGTCAGAAATCATTTTAGGCAATAATGGTGATTGGATTGAGAGCCGTATGTCTAGTTTTGAGGGAAAATTTGCAGGCATCTTAAAGGTAAATGTACCATCTAATAATGCTGCAAAATTGAAGAAAGAGTTAGTGTCTTCTTCTTTAGGCTTGCAGATAGCATGTGAAGAAACATCACCATCACAGCAAGGTGATTTTAAGAGTTATAACATCGAGCTCATAGGCCAAAATCATGTTGGTATTATCAATAAACTCACTCATGTTTTAGCAGATGAATTGCAATCAAATGTTGAAGAGTTAAAAACTGAAATCATTGATGCATCAATGTCAGGTGAGGAGCTTTTTAAAGCTCAGATCACTCTTCATTTGCCAATCACTATGGATGAAAATTTAGTTCGAGATAAGCTTGAGCAAATTGCGGACGAGATGATGGTTGAAATTTATTCCTATGAGAGTGATAACTAA
- the gcvP gene encoding aminomethyl-transferring glycine dehydrogenase codes for MAKKIEDLLNNDAFTTRHIGSSSEQKKKMLDYLGFENLDKLIDAIVPDVIRRKSPMKIAKGKSELAALKELRNLARMNIRYKSFIGQGYYNTITPPVIQRNIQENPAWYTAYTPYQPEISQGRLEALMNFQTMISDLTGMDLANASMLDEATACAEAMTLCHRVSKSKSNVFFVANDCFSQNIQVIKTRAEPLDIEVVVGDPFVELKDLDCFGVLLQYPNTYGGYSDYSDLIELVHDKKALVAVSADLLSLMLLKPPGEMGADIVVGNSQRFGVPIGYGGPHAAFMSINEKYKRSMPGRIIGASIDTKGRLAYRLALQTREQHIRREKATSNICTAQALLAIMASMYAVYHGPEGLKNIAGRVFRYASVFADGITEMGFKISNESFFDTLTIEVENSDAIVMQAEKNGYNINVFSKTLVSVSFDELSTPEDIEFLWKIFNKESDLNTQNIFEKNKTKINKNLKRKSSFLTHEVFNTYRSETNMMRYIRYLGDKDIALDRSMIPLGSCTMKLNAAAELIPVSWPEFSQIHPAVPMNQVIGYQQMISELEEMLCEATGYSAISLQPNSGAQGEYAGLIAIRAYHKSRGDENRNICLIPSSAHGTNPASAQMAGMEVVVIDSAADGNIDIVDLKLKAKEYADNLAAIMITYPSTHGVFEKDVKEVCDIIHNAGGQVYIDGANMNAMVGVSAPGEFGGDVSHLNLHKTFAIPHGGGGPGVGPIGVKEHLVHFLPTTPLNNTDVGSISGAPWGSGSILPISWMYIAMLGKNGLYEATCNAILNANYIAKRLEEHYPILYSDENGRIAHECIIDIRPIKDSVGISVDDVAKRLIDYGFHAPTMSFPVAGTLMIEPTESESLDELDRFCDAMIQIRKEIIKVESGEYSTEDNPLINSPHTLEMVTSTAWDFSYSREDAAYPLESLRRVKYWPPVSRVDNVYGDKNLICSCPSIEDYK; via the coding sequence ATGGCTAAAAAGATAGAAGATTTGCTAAATAATGATGCCTTTACAACTAGGCATATTGGTTCTTCAAGTGAGCAAAAAAAGAAGATGCTCGATTATCTTGGTTTTGAGAACTTAGATAAGTTAATAGATGCCATTGTGCCAGATGTTATTCGCCGTAAAAGCCCAATGAAAATTGCTAAGGGCAAGTCAGAATTGGCTGCTCTTAAAGAGTTAAGAAATTTAGCTAGAATGAATATTCGTTATAAATCATTTATAGGTCAGGGCTATTACAATACAATTACACCCCCAGTAATTCAGCGTAATATTCAAGAAAATCCAGCTTGGTACACTGCTTACACGCCTTATCAGCCTGAAATATCTCAAGGTCGTTTAGAAGCATTAATGAATTTTCAAACAATGATTTCTGATCTAACTGGTATGGATTTAGCAAATGCATCAATGCTTGATGAGGCAACTGCTTGTGCAGAGGCAATGACATTGTGCCATAGAGTAAGCAAGTCTAAGAGTAATGTTTTTTTTGTAGCAAATGACTGTTTTTCTCAAAATATTCAAGTTATAAAAACTAGAGCGGAGCCATTAGATATTGAAGTTGTTGTTGGTGATCCATTTGTTGAATTAAAGGATCTAGATTGTTTTGGGGTGTTATTACAATATCCTAATACATATGGTGGCTATAGTGATTATTCAGATTTAATAGAATTAGTCCATGATAAAAAAGCTCTAGTTGCTGTCTCTGCAGATTTATTATCCTTAATGCTTTTAAAGCCACCTGGTGAAATGGGAGCAGACATTGTAGTTGGCAACTCGCAAAGATTTGGTGTTCCAATTGGATATGGAGGACCACATGCTGCTTTTATGTCTATTAATGAAAAGTATAAGAGGTCAATGCCTGGGAGAATAATAGGTGCCTCAATTGATACAAAGGGGAGATTGGCATATCGTCTTGCTTTGCAAACCCGTGAGCAGCATATTAGACGTGAAAAAGCGACAAGTAATATTTGTACAGCACAAGCACTTCTTGCAATAATGGCAAGCATGTATGCAGTTTATCACGGACCTGAAGGTCTTAAAAATATTGCAGGACGGGTTTTTCGATATGCATCTGTTTTTGCTGATGGTATAACTGAAATGGGATTCAAAATATCAAATGAATCTTTTTTTGATACATTAACAATTGAGGTTGAAAACTCTGATGCTATTGTAATGCAAGCTGAAAAAAATGGCTACAATATAAATGTATTTAGTAAAACACTTGTTTCAGTTTCTTTTGATGAACTTAGTACTCCTGAAGATATTGAGTTTTTATGGAAAATATTTAATAAAGAATCAGATCTTAATACGCAAAATATATTTGAGAAAAATAAGACAAAAATAAATAAGAATTTAAAAAGAAAATCAAGTTTTTTAACACATGAGGTTTTTAATACCTATCGATCAGAAACTAATATGATGAGATATATTCGTTATTTGGGAGATAAGGATATTGCACTTGATCGTTCTATGATCCCTCTAGGCTCGTGCACAATGAAGCTAAATGCAGCAGCAGAGTTGATACCTGTATCGTGGCCTGAATTTTCTCAAATACATCCAGCCGTTCCGATGAATCAAGTTATAGGTTATCAGCAAATGATTAGTGAGCTTGAAGAAATGCTATGCGAGGCAACTGGTTATTCAGCTATTTCATTGCAACCTAACTCAGGCGCACAGGGAGAGTATGCAGGTCTTATCGCAATCCGTGCATATCATAAAAGTAGAGGTGATGAAAACAGAAATATCTGTCTCATTCCTTCTTCAGCGCATGGAACTAATCCTGCTTCTGCTCAGATGGCAGGAATGGAAGTAGTAGTGATTGATAGTGCAGCCGATGGGAATATTGATATTGTGGATTTGAAATTAAAGGCGAAAGAATATGCTGATAATCTAGCGGCAATTATGATTACTTATCCATCAACTCATGGAGTATTTGAGAAGGATGTAAAAGAGGTCTGCGACATTATTCATAATGCGGGTGGACAAGTTTATATTGATGGGGCAAATATGAATGCTATGGTTGGAGTTTCAGCTCCAGGTGAATTTGGAGGAGACGTTTCACACCTTAATCTTCACAAAACTTTTGCTATTCCCCATGGCGGTGGAGGGCCAGGTGTTGGACCTATTGGTGTTAAAGAGCATTTGGTTCATTTTTTACCAACAACACCATTAAATAATACTGATGTTGGAAGTATTTCTGGTGCGCCTTGGGGTTCTGGCAGTATTCTCCCAATTAGTTGGATGTATATTGCAATGCTAGGAAAGAATGGGCTTTATGAAGCTACATGTAATGCAATCCTAAATGCAAACTATATTGCTAAGAGGTTAGAAGAGCATTACCCAATACTTTATAGTGATGAAAATGGTAGGATTGCTCATGAATGTATCATTGACATTCGACCAATCAAAGACTCAGTGGGCATAAGTGTGGATGATGTTGCAAAACGTTTAATTGATTATGGTTTTCATGCTCCTACCATGTCTTTTCCAGTAGCAGGAACCCTAATGATTGAGCCAACAGAGTCTGAATCCTTAGATGAGCTTGATCGATTTTGTGATGCAATGATACAAATTAGAAAAGAAATAATAAAGGTTGAATCTGGTGAGTATTCAACTGAAGATAATCCATTAATTAATTCGCCCCATACTCTAGAAATGGTAACATCTACTGCATGGGATTTTTCCTATAGTAGAGAAGATGCTGCGTACCCTTTGGAAAGTTTACGAAGAGTAAAGTATTGGCCACCGGTCTCTCGAGTTGATAATGTATATGGTGACAAGAATCTAATTTGTTCTTGTCCAAGTATTGAAGATTATAAATAA
- the gcvH gene encoding glycine cleavage system protein GcvH — translation MSIKFSEDHEWVEPKGDDMVVIGITDFAQEQLGDLVYVELPEAGDECSRGENISVIESVKAASDLVAPVSGTIVEVNGRLEDEPELVTEDSMGEGWFIKVKLSSPEELDDLMDESAYKNFIEE, via the coding sequence ATGAGTATTAAATTTTCAGAAGACCATGAGTGGGTTGAGCCAAAAGGTGATGATATGGTTGTAATAGGAATTACTGATTTTGCTCAAGAGCAATTAGGTGACTTAGTTTATGTTGAGCTTCCTGAGGCTGGAGATGAGTGTAGTCGTGGGGAAAATATTTCCGTTATTGAATCGGTCAAAGCGGCTTCAGACTTAGTTGCACCAGTATCTGGCACTATTGTTGAGGTTAATGGCCGGTTGGAAGATGAACCTGAGCTTGTTACAGAGGATTCAATGGGTGAAGGTTGGTTTATTAAAGTGAAATTATCGAGTCCTGAAGAGTTAGATGACTTGATGGATGAAAGTGCATACAAAAATTTTATTGAGGAATAA
- the gcvT gene encoding glycine cleavage system aminomethyltransferase GcvT yields the protein MLTTSLHQMHLDAGAKMVPFAGYEMPVNYPLGIKKEHLHTRNNAGLFDVSHMGQIKLTGSGVKEALESLVPVDIIDLPLMRLRYALFTNEHGGVIDDLMVTNLGDNSLFLVVNAACKDVDFKHLKKEIGTDCNVEYLDDMDLLALQGPKAFTVLERLTPEVDDMKFMTAKYIDINGIKCMVSRSGYTGEDGFEISLPSKHAEELARLLISDDAVEWVGLGARDSLRLEAGLSLYGHELDPYHSPVESSLTWALSSVRRTGGIRHGGYLGDKVIMNHLDKGVKNKVVGIKPDGRMPVRDGALIEDESGTEVGKVTSGGFGPSLEKPIAIARVRIKSIDNKSKLFALVRGKKIPIEIVKLPFVKQNYFRG from the coding sequence ATGTTAACTACTTCTTTGCATCAAATGCATCTTGATGCAGGCGCTAAGATGGTGCCTTTTGCAGGTTATGAAATGCCTGTTAATTATCCCCTTGGAATAAAAAAAGAACATCTTCACACTCGTAATAATGCTGGTCTTTTTGATGTCTCACATATGGGCCAAATTAAACTTACAGGGAGTGGTGTAAAAGAGGCTCTAGAATCTCTGGTACCAGTTGATATCATTGATCTGCCTTTAATGAGACTTAGGTATGCCCTTTTCACTAATGAACATGGAGGAGTGATAGATGATCTCATGGTTACAAACCTTGGTGACAACAGTTTATTTTTAGTTGTAAATGCTGCTTGCAAAGATGTCGATTTTAAGCACCTTAAAAAAGAGATAGGTACCGATTGTAATGTGGAGTATCTTGATGATATGGATTTATTAGCACTCCAAGGCCCAAAAGCATTTACTGTATTAGAAAGACTTACGCCAGAAGTTGATGATATGAAATTTATGACTGCTAAATATATAGATATTAATGGAATTAAATGTATGGTTAGTAGATCAGGCTATACAGGAGAAGATGGCTTTGAAATTTCTCTTCCATCAAAGCATGCTGAAGAGTTAGCTCGACTTCTTATATCTGATGATGCAGTTGAGTGGGTTGGTCTTGGAGCGCGTGATTCACTTCGTTTAGAAGCTGGATTGTCTTTATATGGTCATGAACTAGATCCGTATCATAGTCCTGTCGAGTCCTCGTTAACTTGGGCATTATCAAGCGTTAGAAGGACGGGAGGTATCCGTCATGGCGGCTATCTTGGAGATAAAGTGATTATGAATCATCTAGATAAAGGAGTAAAAAATAAAGTTGTAGGCATAAAACCTGATGGCAGAATGCCTGTTAGAGACGGTGCTTTGATTGAAGATGAATCAGGTACTGAAGTAGGAAAAGTTACTAGTGGAGGTTTCGGACCTAGTCTTGAGAAGCCAATAGCTATCGCAAGAGTGAGAATAAAATCTATTGACAATAAATCCAAACTCTTTGCTTTAGTCCGCGGAAAAAAAATTCCAATTGAGATTGTCAAACTTCCATTTGTTAAGCAGAATTATTTTAGAGGATAA
- a CDS encoding glyoxylate/hydroxypyruvate reductase A — translation MSIILASTDFWEDMDVWSNSLRMAMPEMDINVYPDEGDINKVEYAVVWKHPKGILKKYPNLKAILSLGAGVDHIISDPDLPKGLPIIRLVDKKLTHEMCLHALHWVLHFHSDQYLYRIQQFNHEWNQKSSIQSEDRTIGIMGLGNIGKSIGDLLVNLDFKVIGWGARKKEALGLIDYSFGKDKLSSFLSRADILINVLPKTQNTANLLSKKELECLPKGSFIINIGRGGIIDESDLLILLDNNHIAAAALDVFTEEPLPENNSLWSHPSVYITPHIAGQSNPKSAAKTIAENIHNIQKGKLPYPIYSNENGY, via the coding sequence ATGTCAATAATATTAGCATCCACTGATTTTTGGGAGGACATGGATGTATGGTCAAATAGTCTTCGAATGGCAATGCCTGAGATGGATATAAATGTTTATCCTGATGAAGGTGACATTAATAAAGTTGAATATGCTGTAGTTTGGAAGCATCCAAAAGGAATACTAAAAAAATATCCAAACTTAAAAGCAATTCTATCCTTAGGTGCTGGAGTTGATCATATTATTAGTGATCCTGACCTCCCTAAAGGGTTGCCGATAATTCGTTTAGTTGATAAAAAATTAACTCATGAAATGTGTCTTCATGCATTACACTGGGTTTTGCATTTTCATAGTGATCAATATTTATATAGAATCCAACAATTTAACCATGAGTGGAATCAGAAAAGTTCTATCCAGAGTGAAGATCGAACAATTGGTATTATGGGGCTCGGGAATATTGGAAAAAGTATTGGTGACTTGTTAGTTAATTTAGATTTTAAAGTTATTGGTTGGGGCGCTAGAAAAAAAGAGGCTCTTGGATTAATAGATTATTCATTTGGTAAAGACAAACTTTCTAGTTTCCTTAGTAGAGCAGATATTCTAATTAATGTTCTTCCAAAAACTCAGAATACTGCTAATCTCCTTTCAAAAAAAGAGCTTGAATGTTTACCCAAAGGTTCTTTTATTATTAATATTGGTAGAGGTGGAATTATTGATGAATCAGATTTATTAATACTATTAGATAATAACCATATTGCGGCAGCTGCTTTAGATGTCTTTACAGAGGAGCCTTTGCCAGAAAATAATTCACTTTGGAGCCATCCTTCAGTATATATTACACCCCATATAGCAGGGCAAAGTAATCCTAAATCTGCTGCAAAAACTATTGCTGAAAATATACATAATATTCAAAAGGGAAAATTACCATATCCTATATATAGCAATGAAAACGGATATTAA